The Scomber japonicus isolate fScoJap1 chromosome 12, fScoJap1.pri, whole genome shotgun sequence sequence GGCCTGGCACTCTCTCCGTCTTTGGTGAGCGCTGCTGACTCGAGTTCCACTACGTAACAGTgaagaacagacacacacacacacacacacacacacacacacacacacacacagtacttttATGTGTTGTAATAGCTGATGAATGATTTCTcactgtctttgtgtttgtttcttttcttacttATCTGCTGTCATCTTGTAGAAGAGAAGTCCGGTAAGCCTTATCATACATTACATCACGGTGTCATCATATACAGAGATTGCATGGCATGAATTCACTCAGTATAAATGCTTGATGAAGCATTCCTTCCTTTGATAGTTCACTTATATATCGCCTTTATGGCTTCCCCCTTTTTCTGCATGCAGTCTATCTCTTCCCTCACTATTTGTGTCCTTTTAAGACCTTGAAAAACCTAATTTCTTTcagtttaattttctgttgagcTACAGCTTTACTTGAACCTGTCTGGCAAAGCGTTTGTCTTACATAATGCACATAAAcataacacacatactgtagctcCAAACCTATTGATTTGTGGAGCTTACATGCTGAGCAACCTGCTACATTCAGtgcacagctctgtgtgtgtgtgttgctcgtACGTGATGCTCGTATTGTCCTCCTAATCTCAGGGGTGTTATGGCTCATGTTGCATTATTAAGGCTTTGCGGTGAAAGTAAAGAGGTGTGGTGTGTGCAGTTTTAGTTGGTGTCCATTTGACTGATTTGTCACTCACTCTCTGACCCAGGTctgttctctcttcctttttgcTGGTCTCAGAGACGCAGCCCGGTAAGTTTCTCACACCATCTGCTGGCTCTTTTTAAAGCAGACAACCTGAAACACAGCTTTCTAATTTATGTTGCCTGACCTGTTTTATACTGTGCAGTGCAGAATTTAAAAGGATACACAGCAAGATAAGAATAATCCATCTTTGGTTGGTCATTTAGCCAGTTtcaaatcctttttttcttaaaataagtgaaaaataaGACAATGgggtcactttttttttttcaaatatttcccATAGACATGAATGGGTAGTTCACAGTTTGTCAAGTATGTTTTGAAACTATAGtgaggtgtccatatgaacatggaaacaggttttgctcgctcattcctccttttcatagTGGCCATTAAAAGATACCATCTAaaagcatttacatttttaagtaatgCAGGTGCAAAATTCAAAGtcttgtgcaaaaatgtatttaaaagtttatctgaagataatgtgaagcttcagcagACTGGGTTAGTTAAATCGTGTGGATATGCCAAAGTCTTAAGTGAAAAATTGCTTCTTTgattccctgttgagctgcagtgggaAGATAGCTATAAAAAGAGAGACTGTGGTACTAAAAAGACAGTAAGTTTGAAAGATATTGACTTGACTAATTTGGAtttgctgaagcttcatattagcttcggatgaatttttaaacacatttttgcacagaaggagtaCTGTGGggtttgtcccccatcacttacactgaaagtacgttatgaagggatcttctaacgGTCAGTATGATTATTGATTGAATGATTATGGCTAGACAAACCTGTTCATTGTTCatgtggacacctgactgttgttttaagacagactttaaaaaatgtgaatctttcctttaaagttaaaataaatatgttgatTTAAGTGTAATTCTCTCAAGATGAATGAACATGTactaaaaagaagaagggacGTCAGCACACTGTCTTCACTTGCTCAATAAAGATACttcagtttataaaatgtttcagTCACACACCGAATACCTGAAGAGAGGGTCTTTGACCAAAACATTGTATATATTAAACTATCTTTATAGGACAAGTGAAGACAGAGAGCGGGCTTTCTAATTTTTTAGAaaaatttacattaaaaatctTAATGTAATGTTGAGTAGATCATATTTAAGATGTATGGAAGGTCTGAGTCAagtatacacacatttttatgctATCTTATGCTTTGCTTTTACGCTGCTAATCTGTTCCCTCAATTGATCTTTTGTTTggattgtttatttttcagggaATGATGAAAAGAAACTTGTCCTGTAAGTATTTGAAAATACCTTTTATATTTAACCTTTGTTTGCAataaggctgtttttttttctcttaattatttgaaatgtatttgaatGACAGGTTACAGCTGACGTTTTGTTATGTTTCTCCTAGGTGAGGAGATCGCTCGACCCAGACGCTCCACTCCTATACCAAGTCCTGCCCCCGAGACGCCAAGGTCTGTGATTACTGACCAATAACAAACCAAATCTTCTTCCTCATCAATTTATATGTTGATGTCTGCAGCTGTGCAACTCTGTGATAGCCTCGAATAATGGTGGAGCAGGAACCAAAAAACAACCCTAGCAGGCAGCACATACTTAAAAGAAATCGTTTCATGTCTCCCTTCACAGTGACAGGCTACCGCAGAgcattcctcctttctttgGGCTGCCTTCTGAGACCAAATATGCCAGATATGATGGTGTGTATCTTATCAGCAGACATAACTTCACATGCATTTGATAGACACAGTTTACAGAGATGACATTGATTGTTTCGATGTCATTATCCAATCACAGTGGTCCCTACTGATGTATGGGGAGAATCAAGACCAAGTTCTGAATCAGCTTTGAGTAGAAGTTTCCCAACAGGAGGTGAGCTGACATGAATGAAcctcactttatttttattgtaatagGATTTACTGACATGTTGTAATCTGTGTtgcagctcctcctccacttcctccaaaAAACATTCCATCAAGAAGTCAACATAGCTACGCTTCGGACTCCACTGGTAAATGTAGCTTTAATAAATGCATTGTGTTCTGTAGATGTAGATTTCCTGAGATGTGATCTAAGttctcacttttttttgcaGCTTATCTACCCAATGGAAGGGCAGGTCGGAGTTCTGCCCCCATCTACCTGAACGTCTTGTCCCCCGCCTCCTACCGAGGCTCCCCGGCCCCTgacctggatgatgtgtttggcCCCATGGACAGCCCCCCTACCATTGAGGATGTGGTGTCTCCCAGATGGGTGACTTTCCCTAATGACAGACCTCCACCGCCTGATGAACCCGCTCCACCGCCGCCGCCAGACTCTCCTGCGCCAGACACACCCTCATCCACGCCCTCCACCCCCTGCATCTCACCTGGACCACCACCAGATGAGCCCCCGCCTTCACCACCACCATTTTCTCCCgggtctcctcctcctttcactCCGCCAGACTCGCCACCTTCCATCGTGCTTGGACCTCCACCTCCGGATGAACCAGCCCCTCCCCTGCCCCCTGACTTCTCCCCCTGTGTTTCGCCTCCACTCTGCCTCGACGATGACGCGATTGATGAGGAGGTGCTGCAGTTTGCAGAGTATGCTTCTTCCCCTGCCCCTATCAGCCCTGTGCCCCCTCTGCCAGCAGAGCGGAGGTCCCCTCGGGCAGGAGTTATTTCTCCCCTAGTGCTCGGGGGAATGGGGGGAAAGAGGACTCCAGAGGGTGCGTACCTGAGAGATGATCTCCCAGACTACGTGGGCTCGCCCAGAGAGCTGACACCCAGCTTTAGGGGCAcgccacctcctcttcctccaaccaCCTACAGGTCTATTATGTCTTCCCCAGGGCCGTATTCAGGCAGCAGTGAGTACTGTGGTCTCTCTCTAAATGTTTGCAATGTCCACATCACGGTGTCTTGTAAGCATTTTTTCAAACTCTTTGGTTTTGTTTGAAAAAGTGAGAATGATGCTGCCAACAGTACCGCCAGAAAATCATGCATTGTCTTCTATGCAGTCTGTTACATTGGATAGGAAACACTACTTTAATTTTGTGTGTAGTCACTCTTTTACACTATGACTCACCTGATTCACAGACACTGCAATGTGGACAGAAATCaaacaatgcaaacaaaaaaaaaagtggaaggGTTGTACAGTAAAGGTCTGTTATGTCTCATGTCCAGCCAGATTTCAATAGATGCATttactgacatctagtggtgtgATTGTAAAATAACAACCTCCTTATTCAAAATCCTTAGCAGTAATTTCTTGGTGTggtacaaataaaatataccTGTTGATGATCagtcatcatttttattacagtttttatgTTCAGGCAGCTTGTCATTTCTGTGCATGTGgacaaatgtacattttatttaatagtAAAGAACAAACTGCAGCTGTAGTGAAGATTTGGGTGAATCAGCCCCAGAACACTACAAACATTCTTAACAGTGATAATTGCAGAACCAGACAGACATCCAATCCTATTCTTTTTGCTTACTGATAGATTTAATAGATAGTTCATTGTGAAAGGGAAATATGGGGAAATATGACTTCAAACAGaacacttctgtgtgtgtgaggagattTAATTTTGGTCATGAGTAATCCAAGTGAGCTTGTCTGTGCGGTTGCTCACTGAGAATGACATGAGGAGAAATGTTGGAGCTAATGTGATTAAAGTCTCCCTCACTGTGATCTGAAGGCAGTGCTAACCATAGACACTGGTGTGTGCCGCAGGCCCATCGTCTCCGGCTCGTCCCGCAACGCCACAGTCTCGAGGCAGCCCggtccctcctcctcctcctcctcgacCGTCCTCGCGACCAAAGCTGCCCCCAGGGAAACCAATCACAGACCTGGTAGATCTCTCTGACTTTTTATTCTGATGTTTCAGTAAAGTATGTGACAATTTATAATCAACTCTTCACAGTTCGTCTCATAACTCATTGCACTCTGTTTTCACTGTAATCAAAGTGTGCATTTGTGTCTCCAGACTCGGCCGTTCAGTCCACCTGTGTCTGGCAGCCCACCACCTTTTGCCCCACTGGCCCGGGCGGAGagctcttcctccatctcctccattACCTCGCAGAGTGCAGCATCCACTCCGACCTTAGGGAGGGATCTCAACTTGTCCAACACAGGTACGCTACCGGCAAGTCTAGTCTCACTCATCTCACTGTGTCCATCTTGTCTCCGTCTTGTTGAGCGCTCACCTCACAGTCCTGTCCATGTCCTTGTCTCCATGATTCTCTCCTCCTCATGTCTCTGCTCACTCAGAGGTTTCACAGCCTCTGGTATGGTTTGACCACGGCAGGTTTTATTTAGCTTTTGAAGGTGAGTCGAGCCTCTGTAGTGCCGACCAGTGCATGGACTAAAAGCACCTGCCCTGTTTTTACCTCTTTTGctcatcccatcccatccctaCTCACTACAACCTCACCTGCAATCTGAATACTATATTGTCAATTTTGATTTTGTCtgattgcttttgtttgttttaactccCTGATCCCCTGCTGAATATTTGAGCAAATAATAGGGAATAGCCTAGGAGaacttaaattttttttatttaaaggtgccttttatgcatgtatatgtgtgtttaatttaGGTTGCTCCAGAGGACCCAGCCCTCTTACCATGGGACCCCAAGACACTCTACCAGTGGCAGCTGCCTTCACAGAAACCATCAATGCCTACTTTAAAGGCGCTGACCCCAGCAAGTAGGGCCACATTTTCTTGCAATAATCAAATGACACACtttacaatttttttaattatgtgtaTCATAATGTGGGAATAATGTTTACAGacatttacaggaaaaataACATGAACAAAAGTTAAGGGGGTGTCTGGGGAGAGATATATACAGTGAAGCTGTATTATAAAGAGATTCTGggagtttggggtttttttacagCAAGATCTCTGAGTTctgcttcttttctccttctgtctcagATGTGTTGTCAAGATCACAGGGGAGATGGTGCTGTCCTTCCCTGCTGGTATAACCAGACATTTTTCCAGCCACCCAACTCAACCCATCCTCACCTTCAGCATCAGCAACTACAACCGACTAGAGCAGGTCCTCCCCAATCCACAGCTGCTCTGCTGGTAGGAAGAAATGTCTGTTATAAATGTTGGTGGCTAAAAAATTGGATGAACTGCTGGTCTTTGTTTTGTAATATTAATGCACATAATCTACAGTATGATTAGAGATTGTCTGAATAAAATATGTACCTCTCATCACTTTAGTGATTCAACAACAGACAGTGTAGACACCAAGGAGTTCTGGGTGAACATGCCAAACTTGATGAGCCATCTAAAGAAAGTGGCTGAACAGAAGCCTCAGGCGACATACTATAACGTGGATATGATTAAATATCAggtatcatccatccatccatccattcatccattcatccatccatccatccatccatccatccatccatccatccatccatctatacaGCCTTACAGCCTACCAATGAACTaatctctgtttctgtgtgtctcaggtgtcagCAGAGGGGATCCAGTCCACTCCTCTGAACCTGGCAGTGAGTTGGCGAGGTGACGCCAACAACACAGACCTTCGAATAGACTACAAATACAACACAGAGGCTATGGCTGCCCCCATGCCACTACATAACATCCAATTCCTGGTCCCTGTGAATGGAGGCATGGCCAGAGTCCAGGCTATGATCCCACCTGCCTCCTGGTGAGGATTCCTTACATTCAGACCATCTTACAGAAACATTAAGACCAGTGTGGCACAATTTCCTGCAACATAGATGTTAAAATGCTATAATCTTATGTTGATGCTCCCATCTTTTCCTTCACTTAATGCATATCAGGCAGCTACATGTCCACTGTAATGTGCTATCATTTTGTTATGAAGGAATCCAGAGCAGCAGACGATACAGTGGAAGATTTCCAGCCTGTCTCATAGGTCTGAAAATGGAGGCAAGTGTTCATTCTTATCATGTTCATAATCTTGTTGTCAAATGTATCATCCTTTTGACACTGAAACAGTATGTTACAGTATACACGTTTTCTTTAAGgccatgtgtgttttgttagtTACAGTTTTTTTGACAAATAGCATTTAAATCTTAGTACACTAAATAGCATACTGTAGCAGACATTCTCAACAAAGTGTACTGTATCTGTGTCACACAGGAGTAGGGGCTCTCCTGGGCCGGTTCCAGATAACAGAAGGTCCCTGTAAACCCTCCCAGCTGGCAGTCCAGTTCACCAGCGAGGGGAGCACGCTGTCAGGGTGCGAAATCCAGCTGGTAGGGACCGGCTACCGGCTGTCGCTGGTCAAGAAGAGATTTGCTGCAGGTAAGTTTTTTAGTTTGTGAACTCCAGGTGACTTTATTTCACATCATATCACTGTTTGAATTATTCTACtgaagtaaaacacacacaaccagacACTCAACTGTTGAAAGGCAGAATGACTCTCTGACTTTGACTTGTTTTGCTTCACAGGGAAATATTTGGCGGATAATTAGTGGACCTGTGTCAACGAGAATCAGTGGCTTTTGACTGTGAAGACTACGGATCCATCCCATGTTTAGTGCATTTTAAACTTGAGATATGACAGAATAACAaagcataaaacacacacactcacacacacacagatgatatTTGACTTTATAACATCATATTCAGTAGACTGACTCCTGCTGAGTTTATGCAAGTAAATACAAATCATTCGTTTTGTGCACTTGGAACACTTATGGGCTTACATGGAGTAAAATATAGGGAAACCCCGGTTCTTTGTTCTTGTTTCAACATAATTGTGGATTCATACACTGATCCAGCCTTATTCATTTCAGTTTCTTCTGTCTAACTGGTTGTCTTTGCAAATGCACTGTAAAAGATAATGTGAATAGATTATATAATATTGAAACAATCGTAAACAAGGTGGAAAAGAatggaaaatgtttaaaaaaaaacaaaaaaacaaaatgtaatatagGTTTGCTTTGCAGTTTTATTCCAGTAAATTATAGGTTACATGGTAATATCTGATTTACACTGCCAtctcaaatcagatttttatttttcaaccaTGTGCGACTTTATTGTTGTCTAAGCAGAATGAATTGTTCTGCATAGACAACCTTGGAAATGGCAGAGCCCATTCTATCAGTCTCATGATTAAAGGTGACTGGTCAGTTCACAGTTCAAAATGACCCT is a genomic window containing:
- the LOC128369595 gene encoding SH3-containing GRB2-like protein 3-interacting protein 1, producing MADSTNMTYTDAVTPPAPEESCCLVTQRMDNNDRTWATRTQTVSATMTPNMQRLSMNVNSFVLIPALHGANRLKNRTRKALGLRKKDKDTETTGSPDRDGTGSGGKKGSKKANGAPNGFYGEIDWDRYASPDVDEEGFSLRPGDEGDAASKGRHFFSSSDSEDDEETKKKFKIKIKPLVADSGKCVPPSMDELKASVGGLALSPSLKRSPRRSPGMMKRNLSCEEIARPRRSTPIPSPAPETPSDRLPQSIPPFFGLPSETKYARYDVVPTDVWGESRPSSESALSRSFPTGAPPPLPPKNIPSRSQHSYASDSTAYLPNGRAGRSSAPIYLNVLSPASYRGSPAPDLDDVFGPMDSPPTIEDVVSPRWVTFPNDRPPPPDEPAPPPPPDSPAPDTPSSTPSTPCISPGPPPDEPPPSPPPFSPGSPPPFTPPDSPPSIVLGPPPPDEPAPPLPPDFSPCVSPPLCLDDDAIDEEVLQFAEYASSPAPISPVPPLPAERRSPRAGVISPLVLGGMGGKRTPEGAYLRDDLPDYVGSPRELTPSFRGTPPPLPPTTYRSIMSSPGPYSGSSPSSPARPATPQSRGSPVPPPPPPRPSSRPKLPPGKPITDLTRPFSPPVSGSPPPFAPLARAESSSSISSITSQSAASTPTLGRDLNLSNTEVSQPLVWFDHGRFYLAFEGCSRGPSPLTMGPQDTLPVAAAFTETINAYFKGADPSKCVVKITGEMVLSFPAGITRHFSSHPTQPILTFSISNYNRLEQVLPNPQLLCCDSTTDSVDTKEFWVNMPNLMSHLKKVAEQKPQATYYNVDMIKYQVSAEGIQSTPLNLAVSWRGDANNTDLRIDYKYNTEAMAAPMPLHNIQFLVPVNGGMARVQAMIPPASWNPEQQTIQWKISSLSHRSENGGVGALLGRFQITEGPCKPSQLAVQFTSEGSTLSGCEIQLVGTGYRLSLVKKRFAAGKYLADN